The following proteins come from a genomic window of Lolium rigidum isolate FL_2022 chromosome 5, APGP_CSIRO_Lrig_0.1, whole genome shotgun sequence:
- the LOC124656979 gene encoding uncharacterized protein LOC124656979, whose amino-acid sequence MADQDAAEPGPPAWPPWTSLLLRAMSKRRTWAALFLAVYAGLLSSSWSLLGSVRAWYYTAAAAAPAGVWPAALYASVMYGAVFGLLSMGAALAVAAPAMLVTWITVLVLLAFAGKPRRSLVAEGRRATADIARLALRVLLCEGNAVAAVCAAASFAALLFGRRDGDARG is encoded by the coding sequence ATGGCGGATCAGGACGCGGCCGAGCCGGGCCCGCCGGCGTGGCCCCCCTGGACGTCCCTCCTGCTGCGGGCCATGAGCAAGCGCCGGACCTGGGCGGCGCTCTTCCTGGCTGTCTACGCCGGCCTGCTCTCCTCCTCCTGGAGCCTGCTGGGGTCCGTGCGCGCCTGGTACTacacggccgccgccgcggccccggCCGGGGTGTGGCCGGCCGCGCTGTACGCGTCCGTGATGTACGGCGCCGTGTTCGGGCTGCTGTCCATGGGCGCCGCGCTGGCCGTCGCCGCGCCGGCCATGCTGGTCACCTGGATCACCGTGCTCGTGCTGCTCGCCTTCGCCGGGAAGCCGCGCCGGTCGCTGGTCGCCGAGGGCCGCCGCGCCACCGCCGACATCGCGCGCCTCGCGCTCCGCGTGCTGCTCTGCGAGGGCAACGCCGTCGCCGCGGTCTGCGCCGCCGCCAGCTTCGCCGCGCTCCTCTTCGGCCGCCGCGACGGCGACGCCCGCGGCTGA